Within Fibrobacter succinogenes, the genomic segment CGAAAAGTGCGGCACCAAGGAAGTCGAACGCCGTAACCTCAAGCAGTGGCTCATGCGCATCCCGCTGTATGGCGACCGCCTGCTGAAGGGCCTCGACAAACTCGACTGGCCGCAGGGCGTGAAGGACATGCAGAAGAACTGGATCGGCAAGAGCTACGGCGCCGAAGTGGACTTTGCCATTGCCGACGCTAACGGCAAGCCGACCGAAAAGAAGCTCCGCGTCTACACGACCCGTTGCGATACGCTGTTCGGTGCTACCTACATGGTGGTGGCTCCGGAACACGCGATGGTGCCGGAACTCACGACTGCCGAACAGAAGGCCGCCGTGGAAGAATACGTGCACGCCGCCGCTCTCAAGAGCGACCTCGACCGTACGGAACTCGCTAAGGAAAAGACCGGCGTATTCACCGGTTCTTACGCCGTGAACCCGCTCACCGGCACGAAGATTCCGGTGTGGGTAGCCGACTACGTTTTGACGGGCTATGGCACCGGCGCTATCATGGCCGTGCCTGCTCACGATACCCGCGACTTCGATTTCGCGAAGAAGTTCAACCTCCCGGTGATCTGCATCATGGAACCGGACGCAAGCTGCCCCGAAGATGTTCGCCCGAAGGTTCTCGCTGGCGAAGCTTGCTGGGCTGCCGACGGCACTTACATCAACAGCGAAAATGCAACGCTCTGCCTGAACGGTCTCAACAAGAAGCAGGGTATCGCCAAGGTCATCGAATGGCTCGAAGCCAACAAGATCGGTAAGGCTACCGTGAACTACAAGCTCCGCGATTGGCTCTTCAGCCGTCAGCGCTACTGGGGTGAACCGTTCCCGATTATCCACTGGGAAGATGGCGAAATCTCTACGGTGGATGACGCCGAACTTCCGGTGCTCTTGCCGGAACTCAAGGACTACAAGCCGGGTGACGGCGGTCAGTCTCCGCTCGCGAACGCCACCGAATGGCTCCAGGTCGTCGATAAGAACGGCCGCAAGGGTATTCGCGAAACGAACACCATGCCGCAGTGGGCAGGTTCTTGCTGGTATTACCTCCGCTACATTGACGCTTGCAACGGTGATGCATTTGTGGCAAAGGAACTTGAAAAGTACTGGATGCCCGTGGACCTCTACGTGGGTGGTGCCGAACACGCCGTGCTCCACCTGCTCTATAGCCGCTTCTGGCACAAGGTTTTGTTCGACCTCGGCCTCGTCTCTACCGACGAACCGTTCCAGAAACTCTTCAACCAGGGCATGATTCTTGCCTTCGCTTACGAAGATGCCGCAGGCTCCAAGGTCCCGACCGACGAAGTTGAAGAAAAGAACGGCAAGTTCTTCAAGAAGGGTACTGATATCGAACTCAAGCAGATTGTGGCTAAGATGAGTAAGTCCCTCAAGAACGTCGTGAACCCCGATGACGTTGTCCGTGACTACGGTGCCGACAGTCTTCGCTTGTACGAAATGTTCATGGGCCCGCTCGACGCCGTGAAGCCGTGGCAGACCAAGGGCATCGAAGGCATGAACCGCTTCCTCGGCCGCGCCTGGCGTTCTGTTGTCGGCGACAGCGATGAAGCCCCGGTCTTCGTTGACGAAGCCGCTCCGGAAGCTATCGAAAAGGTGATGCACCAGAGCGTTATCAAGGTCACGAACGACATTGAAAATATGAGCTTCAACACTGCCATCAGCCAGTTGATGATCTTCAATAACGAAATGATGAAGATGGACAAGCGCTACCGCGAACCGTGCGAAACGTTCGTCAAGCTCTTGCACCCGTTTGCCCCGCATATCGCCGAAGAAATGTGGAGCATCCTCGGTCACGAAGGCTCGCTCACGAACGTCGCCTGGCCGGAAGCCGACCACTCCAAGGCCGTGGAAAATACCGTCGAAGTCGTGTTCCAGGTGAACGGCAAGGTCCGCGCCAAGGCTTCTGTTGCTAAGGACTTGGACAAGGCTGCCCTCGAAAAACTCGCTCTTGAAAACGAACGAGTAAAAGAATTTACCAAGGGAATGACTGTCGTCAAGTCGATTGTTGTGCCTGGTAAATTGGTCAATATCGTTGTCAAGCCAGCGTAACGAACGCATGAAGGATTGCCCCTGAGCCGAGTGTAGCGACCACGCTTGCGTGGGCATTACCGAGGCGATTGGGCAAGGGCTCGAAGAGCCCAATTTATGGCGGGTAAGACCGTCGTGAAGTCCATCGTGCTCCCGGGCAAGTTGGTGAATATTGTGGTGAAGTAACGATACGTCATTGCGAGGAGCCGAAAGGCGACGAAGCAATCAATAGCATTAATAAAAGGCCGTAGCAATTCGCTGCGGTCTTTTGTTGTTCTAAGTTTTAGGTTACACGTTTATTCGCACTTGAATCCTTGCAGTTCCAGCCCAGCGCGAATTTCGCCGTAGGTGGATGTGCGTTTCATATCCATCGCTTTCATGAAACGGCAATCGTTGTCGATGTGCATTTGGAATCCGGCCATAGTCGGGGTGACTTCGCCTTTGCCGCTTGCGCGTATGTGTGCCATCATTTCTTCGCGCTTGTCGCTCATTTCGGGCGGAACGAATACGTCCGTAACGATATCGACGTTCTTGATTTCGGTATCGCCGAAGACGAATGAAATGGTAACGAGATTCTTGAGTCCGTGGAACTGGCCGTTGACTTTACAGACAAGGTTTCTATCTTTGCCTGTCTTTTTAGCGGGCTTCTTGGCGGGCTGTGGTTTTGCCGTGTTTGCGCTAGGCGTGTAATCGAGCGCTTGCAGTAGCTGTTCTTCTTTGACGACTCCGACGAGGCGGTTTACGATTTGTCCGTCTTTGATGAGGAAAAATGTTGGGAACGCTTGAATCGGGAGCGTGTTCTTGATTTTTTCGATGTTGGGTTCATCGATGCCCACGGATGCAACTTTGATGTCGCGGTAATTTTTCGCGATACCGATAAGCGTCGGGATCATCACGAGGCACGGTGGGCAACTGGTCGATGAAAATTCCAAGATGACCGGCGTTTTGGAGTGCAGAATTTCTTTTTCGAAATTGCTGTCATCTACTTTGACGATGCGGATGTCTTCGTCTGCTGCGATGCTCTTTGCGTTTGCGGCGCCTTTGGCTTGAACCTGCGAAACGCTACCTACGGCAAGGATTGTGGCTGTTGCAAATGCGATTGCGTTTGAGAGAAAACTATTTTTAAAAATGTTCATGTGAGTAACCTTGTTTCTCTATTGAAAATTTTATTAAGAACGACTTTGCGTATTGTAATTATTCCTTCAAATAATAACTTTTTTCGAAGGAAAAATTTTACTGTTTTATATATTTTATTAAATGAAATGTAGATGTAATCTACCGATTAAAGGATTTGCTTTATGGAATGGAACGCAACGGTCAAAAGCAGAATTGAGTCACGTTTGATGGATAAGGAAAAATCGCTTGCAGAATATGCTTGCAAGTCGACGGATGCAGTTCGTTTCCGTGAGATGCAAGATGATGTTCGTCCGAATTTTTCTAGAGATGCAGATAAAATAATCCATTCTTATTGCTATAGCCGATATATCGATAAAACTCAGGCTTTTTATCTTGTTGAAAATGATCATATCACACATCGTGTTTTGCACGTGCAGTTGGTATCGAAAATTGCAAGAACCATTGGGCGTTTTTTAAATTTGAATGAAGACTTGATTGAAGCAATTTCGCTAGGGCATGACGTTGGCCATACGCCTTTTGGACACGATGGCGAAAGGATTGTCTCGAATTTTTTGCAGGATTGCGGCGAAGGGATTTTTGAACACAATGTACAAAGCTTTAGGCTTTTCCATGACCTCGAAGCGTACGGTAAAGGCTTGAATCTCACAGCGCAAGTGCTCGATGGAATCATCTGTCACAACGGCGAAGTTCTGGAGAACGAATATGGCTGTAATCGCAGCAAGACTCCCGAAAAGTTGCTGGAAGAATACAAGAACAGCTTGAGTGGAACGCTGAAGTCGAAAGAGATGGTTCCGATGACATTGGAAGGTTGCGTCATGCGAATCTCGGACGTGATTGCTTACGTTGGTCGTGATGTCAAGGACGCTCTCATCTTGAAATTGATTAAGCCTGAGGATGTTCCAAAAGAAATTACGGAGATTCTCGGTGACGATAATGAAAAAATCGTCAATACGCTCATCACAGACCTTGTCAACAATAGTATTGATAAAGATTCGTTGAGCTTTTCGTCGGACGTCTTTAACGCTCTTGATCAATTGAAAAAATGGAATTACGATAATATTTATACGAATCCGAAAAAGTCATCTCAGGACGAAAAAATAAGGACGATGTTCCGGGCTGTTTTTGAAACATGTCTGGATGAACTCCGTACGGGCGTGAAAAAGGCGACGGGAATCAATCACTGGTATGAAAAAATGAGCGAAAAGTACAAGGATACGAATTCGTTACCGCGCGTTGTTGCCGATTACGTTTCTGGAATGACGGATGACTATTTGATGAATGTCTACAAGGAAATTGTAATTCCAAAATCATTTGGAATCAGTTTCGAAGGAAAATGATGAATTTATCAAAAATGCCCAGCTGGTTTGGCTGAGCTTTTAAGTTGAAATTCATTTATTTGTTATTTCTTTTCCGCGATTTTTTCTTCCTTGTCCTTGGGCAGCACGAGGTTTAGAGCAACGGCGAGGAGGAATACGACGGCGACGCAGTTTTCGGCGAAGATAATCTGGATTGTTTGCGGGAAAATCTGGAACATCTTGGAGGCCGAAGTAAAGCCGAGGCCGATGCTCAGCGACATGCTGACGATGATCATGTTGCGCTGCGAGAATCCGCTCTTGGCAATCATGCCAAAACCTGCGAAAAGGATGGAGCCGAACATCATGATGGTGCAGCCGCCGAGAACCGCTTGCGGGATGGTCGTGAGGAGTGTGCCGATAGGCGGGAAAATGCCGCCGAGAATCATGATGCCAGCGCTTGTCGCAATCGCAAAGCGATTCACGACGCCGGAAAGCGAAGCGAGCC encodes:
- the leuS gene encoding leucine--tRNA ligase codes for the protein EKCGTKEVERRNLKQWLMRIPLYGDRLLKGLDKLDWPQGVKDMQKNWIGKSYGAEVDFAIADANGKPTEKKLRVYTTRCDTLFGATYMVVAPEHAMVPELTTAEQKAAVEEYVHAAALKSDLDRTELAKEKTGVFTGSYAVNPLTGTKIPVWVADYVLTGYGTGAIMAVPAHDTRDFDFAKKFNLPVICIMEPDASCPEDVRPKVLAGEACWAADGTYINSENATLCLNGLNKKQGIAKVIEWLEANKIGKATVNYKLRDWLFSRQRYWGEPFPIIHWEDGEISTVDDAELPVLLPELKDYKPGDGGQSPLANATEWLQVVDKNGRKGIRETNTMPQWAGSCWYYLRYIDACNGDAFVAKELEKYWMPVDLYVGGAEHAVLHLLYSRFWHKVLFDLGLVSTDEPFQKLFNQGMILAFAYEDAAGSKVPTDEVEEKNGKFFKKGTDIELKQIVAKMSKSLKNVVNPDDVVRDYGADSLRLYEMFMGPLDAVKPWQTKGIEGMNRFLGRAWRSVVGDSDEAPVFVDEAAPEAIEKVMHQSVIKVTNDIENMSFNTAISQLMIFNNEMMKMDKRYREPCETFVKLLHPFAPHIAEEMWSILGHEGSLTNVAWPEADHSKAVENTVEVVFQVNGKVRAKASVAKDLDKAALEKLALENERVKEFTKGMTVVKSIVVPGKLVNIVVKPA
- a CDS encoding co-chaperone YbbN; the encoded protein is MNIFKNSFLSNAIAFATATILAVGSVSQVQAKGAANAKSIAADEDIRIVKVDDSNFEKEILHSKTPVILEFSSTSCPPCLVMIPTLIGIAKNYRDIKVASVGIDEPNIEKIKNTLPIQAFPTFFLIKDGQIVNRLVGVVKEEQLLQALDYTPSANTAKPQPAKKPAKKTGKDRNLVCKVNGQFHGLKNLVTISFVFGDTEIKNVDIVTDVFVPPEMSDKREEMMAHIRASGKGEVTPTMAGFQMHIDNDCRFMKAMDMKRTSTYGEIRAGLELQGFKCE
- a CDS encoding deoxyguanosinetriphosphate triphosphohydrolase family protein; translation: MEWNATVKSRIESRLMDKEKSLAEYACKSTDAVRFREMQDDVRPNFSRDADKIIHSYCYSRYIDKTQAFYLVENDHITHRVLHVQLVSKIARTIGRFLNLNEDLIEAISLGHDVGHTPFGHDGERIVSNFLQDCGEGIFEHNVQSFRLFHDLEAYGKGLNLTAQVLDGIICHNGEVLENEYGCNRSKTPEKLLEEYKNSLSGTLKSKEMVPMTLEGCVMRISDVIAYVGRDVKDALILKLIKPEDVPKEITEILGDDNEKIVNTLITDLVNNSIDKDSLSFSSDVFNALDQLKKWNYDNIYTNPKKSSQDEKIRTMFRAVFETCLDELRTGVKKATGINHWYEKMSEKYKDTNSLPRVVADYVSGMTDDYLMNVYKEIVIPKSFGISFEGK